One window of the Shewanella maritima genome contains the following:
- a CDS encoding hemerythrin domain-containing protein: MSDATESMSLCELIEHIEETHHQFVRLNAPKIVELVNLLLKKHGHTEPNLKPLQLTVQALVEEMMPHLMNEERILFPAIKAMEAGEKLDNSFGDIGNPISNMEHEHKHSGELLLKIRKLSNNYQAPEHACELWINCYQALKEFDIDLQAHIAIENDELFSRTMQQS, from the coding sequence ATGTCTGATGCCACTGAATCTATGAGCCTGTGTGAACTAATTGAACACATTGAGGAAACTCATCACCAATTTGTTCGCCTTAATGCGCCTAAAATTGTGGAACTTGTCAATCTGCTATTAAAAAAGCATGGCCACACTGAACCCAACCTCAAACCCCTGCAGCTAACAGTTCAGGCGCTAGTAGAAGAAATGATGCCTCACTTGATGAATGAAGAGCGTATTTTATTCCCGGCAATTAAAGCGATGGAAGCTGGCGAGAAGTTAGATAACAGCTTTGGCGATATTGGCAATCCAATTAGTAATATGGAGCATGAGCACAAACACTCGGGTGAGTTACTGCTCAAAATCCGCAAGTTAAGTAACAACTACCAAGCACCAGAACATGCCTGTGAGCTTTGGATTAACTGCTATCAGGCATTAAAAGAGTTTGATATTGATCTGCAAGCACATATTGCTATCGAAAACGACGAGCTATTTAGCCGTACCATGCAGCAGTCCTAA
- a CDS encoding methyltransferase domain-containing protein, giving the protein MSAQDQNFDKFTQKFTKNIYGTTKGEIRAAVLWRDLIPAIESLGKPKLRILDAGGGFGYLSQKLAKLGHEIVLCDISENMLDQAKAQIAASDSQLDITLVHSAIQDLSVAELGQFDLVMCHAVAEWLQDAQATLDGLRQFIKPNGLFSLMFYNKEALRFHSLVSGNLDYVAKGLKVKKKIGLTPNYPLYINDVRQWFNDWQMELVCQSGVRVINDYLKQSLPVNFDKNQLIEMELKYSQREPYLSLGRYVHFIAR; this is encoded by the coding sequence ATGAGCGCGCAAGACCAAAACTTTGACAAGTTCACCCAAAAATTCACCAAGAATATCTATGGCACAACTAAAGGCGAGATCCGCGCTGCTGTGCTGTGGCGCGACCTGATCCCAGCAATTGAATCACTCGGCAAGCCTAAACTGCGTATTCTTGATGCTGGCGGCGGCTTTGGTTATCTCAGTCAAAAGCTCGCCAAGTTAGGTCATGAAATTGTGCTGTGTGACATTTCTGAAAACATGCTTGACCAAGCAAAAGCGCAAATCGCCGCATCCGATAGCCAACTTGATATCACGTTAGTGCATAGCGCGATTCAAGATTTATCAGTCGCTGAGCTTGGGCAATTTGACTTAGTCATGTGCCACGCGGTAGCCGAGTGGCTGCAAGATGCCCAGGCGACACTTGATGGTTTAAGGCAATTCATCAAACCCAATGGTTTGTTCTCGCTGATGTTCTACAACAAAGAAGCACTAAGATTTCACAGTCTAGTTTCAGGTAACCTCGACTATGTCGCCAAAGGGCTAAAGGTGAAAAAGAAGATCGGCCTGACACCCAACTACCCGCTATACATAAACGACGTACGCCAATGGTTTAACGACTGGCAAATGGAGCTAGTATGTCAATCAGGGGTGCGAGTGATTAACGACTACCTCAAACAAAGCCTGCCGGTGAACTTTGACAAAAATCAGCTAATTGAAATGGAGCTGAAATACTCGCAACGCGAGCCTTACCTGTCGCTAGGCCGATACGTTCACTTTATTGCGCGCTGA
- a CDS encoding SDR family NAD(P)-dependent oxidoreductase — MDNLAPKTILLTGATDGIGFEAAKQFAQQGHHLLVHGRSPEKVEKVINQLSCINSNAKFTPIIADLSSMTAVENMISDVKQHVKQLDVLINNAGIFKTPNPVTDEGLDIRFVVNTLAPYRLTMQLLPLMNTNSRVVNLSSAAQASVDYDALAGSKRLGDNPAYAQSKLAITMWTSALAKQYKGKGPMMVSVNPKSLLASKMVKEAYGIQGSDISVGGDIIVRAALSDEFADAHGKYYDNDIEAFAPPHSDATDMAKNERLVEVIERFYS; from the coding sequence ATGGATAACTTAGCACCAAAAACAATTTTACTTACCGGCGCAACTGACGGCATTGGTTTTGAAGCCGCGAAACAATTTGCTCAGCAAGGTCATCACCTACTGGTTCATGGTCGCAGCCCAGAAAAAGTTGAGAAAGTGATTAATCAGCTTAGCTGCATTAATAGTAACGCCAAGTTCACACCAATTATCGCTGATTTATCATCGATGACGGCTGTTGAAAATATGATTAGTGATGTGAAACAGCATGTAAAACAATTAGACGTACTGATTAATAACGCCGGCATTTTCAAAACACCAAACCCAGTAACAGATGAGGGTTTAGACATTCGCTTTGTGGTGAATACCTTAGCGCCCTATCGTTTAACCATGCAGTTATTGCCATTAATGAACACTAATAGCCGAGTAGTGAACCTGTCATCAGCGGCGCAGGCAAGCGTTGATTATGATGCGCTAGCTGGCAGTAAACGTTTAGGCGACAACCCAGCTTACGCCCAAAGCAAACTTGCTATCACCATGTGGACCAGCGCGCTTGCCAAGCAATATAAGGGCAAAGGACCAATGATGGTGTCAGTTAACCCTAAGTCACTACTGGCAAGTAAGATGGTAAAAGAAGCCTATGGTATTCAAGGCAGTGACATTAGCGTTGGCGGCGATATTATTGTACGTGCTGCATTATCTGATGAGTTCGCCGATGCCCACGGCAAATACTATGACAATGATATTGAAGCGTTTGCGCCGCCTCATAGTGACGCGACAGACATGGCAAAGAATGAACGCCTTGTAGAAGTTATTGAGCGTTTTTATAGCTAG
- a CDS encoding MaoC/PaaZ C-terminal domain-containing protein, whose amino-acid sequence MPSLFTLYRKIFFSRKPGWDQQPLPTIVVKAPEVALSAEKVKLYAKVCEFDFDGQIIPPTYLYVLAFRLHATIFTHKAITFPLIGMIHLKNSITVHRPVKLDEKLTVQCELTESRTTDSGLEFDLVSKVYAGDELVWQALSTYLYRIEGKKRTRPPRASAMAWENVQQWQLSEDLGRQYAKASGDYNLIHLHPVLSKRFGFEKVLAHGMWSKARSMAHLMQFVGDKPFTLDVEFKLPVFMPSEVTFAFESIEGGKCFEMRDAKGRRPHLKGELKYLND is encoded by the coding sequence ATGCCATCTTTGTTTACTTTGTATCGCAAGATCTTTTTTAGTCGTAAGCCAGGCTGGGATCAACAGCCATTGCCAACCATAGTGGTTAAAGCGCCAGAAGTGGCGTTGTCGGCTGAGAAAGTCAAGCTTTACGCTAAGGTGTGTGAGTTTGATTTTGATGGGCAAATTATTCCGCCAACTTACCTTTATGTATTGGCGTTTCGTCTGCATGCGACCATTTTCACTCATAAGGCGATTACCTTTCCACTAATCGGAATGATCCATCTTAAAAACAGTATTACTGTGCATCGTCCGGTGAAGCTTGATGAAAAACTTACCGTGCAGTGTGAGTTAACTGAGTCGCGCACCACAGATTCAGGGTTAGAGTTCGATTTAGTGTCTAAGGTATATGCGGGTGATGAGCTAGTGTGGCAGGCGCTTTCGACTTACTTGTACCGTATTGAAGGTAAAAAGCGTACTCGCCCGCCGAGAGCCTCAGCTATGGCGTGGGAAAATGTGCAGCAATGGCAATTGTCTGAAGATTTAGGTCGCCAATACGCAAAAGCGTCGGGCGATTACAACTTAATCCATTTACACCCAGTATTGTCAAAGCGCTTTGGTTTTGAAAAAGTGCTCGCTCATGGCATGTGGTCTAAGGCTCGCTCAATGGCGCATTTGATGCAGTTTGTTGGTGACAAGCCATTCACCTTAGACGTTGAGTTTAAGCTACCGGTATTTATGCCATCTGAGGTGACGTTTGCTTTTGAAAGCATTGAAGGCGGTAAGTGTTTTGAGATGCGCGATGCTAAAGGCCGTCGTCCACACCTTAAAGGTGAGCTTAAATATTTGAACGATTAG
- a CDS encoding HAD-IA family hydrolase has product MHFYQALRPFKAISFDLDDTLYNNKPYIIAAESELLSFLQHNYPEVASWEFGDWRALKMKLIALKPELGHDTGAARLATLEAGLRQAGCDEARAIKGAEQGLAHFLIHRSNFSVPETTLELLQMLAQRMPLIGITNGNVDASRIGLDDVLEFVVHSGNGLKMKPCSDMFEYSADRLGIRTSDLLHVGDSYSADVQGARGVNAQAAWLNPAFGRDESTSIGSGLLPTFSFSELQQLESIVR; this is encoded by the coding sequence ATGCACTTTTACCAAGCCTTACGCCCCTTTAAAGCGATCAGTTTCGATCTTGACGATACCTTGTATAACAACAAGCCGTATATCATCGCCGCTGAATCTGAGCTGCTTAGTTTTTTACAGCACAACTATCCTGAGGTCGCAAGCTGGGAGTTCGGTGACTGGCGTGCATTAAAAATGAAGTTGATTGCGCTAAAGCCTGAGCTTGGACACGACACTGGCGCTGCGCGTTTAGCCACACTCGAGGCTGGATTGCGACAAGCGGGCTGTGATGAAGCAAGAGCAATAAAAGGCGCTGAGCAGGGGCTAGCGCATTTTTTGATTCATAGATCTAACTTCAGCGTACCTGAAACTACCCTCGAGCTATTACAAATGCTCGCACAGCGTATGCCTTTAATTGGCATTACTAACGGTAATGTCGATGCCAGTCGCATTGGTCTTGATGATGTACTAGAGTTTGTTGTGCACTCAGGCAATGGCTTAAAGATGAAACCGTGCAGTGATATGTTTGAATACAGTGCCGATCGTTTAGGGATTCGAACTAGTGATTTACTGCATGTTGGCGACAGCTACAGCGCAGATGTACAAGGGGCAAGAGGGGTGAATGCGCAGGCTGCCTGGTTGAACCCTGCTTTTGGCCGTGATGAATCGACGTCAATTGGAAGTGGTCTATTACCAACCTTTAGCTTTTCTGAATTACAGCAACTTGAAAGTATTGTGCGTTAG
- the xerC gene encoding tyrosine recombinase XerC, whose amino-acid sequence MDWQHAYKQYLESERQLSSYTVRNYLFELERAREILPESVLLEQASRHDIQGVIAKLHRKGLNPRSLSLCLSALKQYFAFLLKREQISVNPADDLSAPKQAKPLPKNMDVDAVSHLLDIDQDDPLALRDKAIMELFYSSGLRLAELAALDCGDIDLSACEVKVQGKGDKQRLLPIGSKAISAIKAWLTSRGLLAVVEGENALFLSQKGTRLSHRSIQARMKKWGQEQALGVKVHPHKLRHSFATHMLESSQDLRAVQELLGHENLSTTQVYTSLDFQHLAKVYDGAHPRARKRK is encoded by the coding sequence ATGGACTGGCAACACGCTTACAAACAATATCTTGAATCAGAACGTCAGTTATCTTCTTACACTGTGCGTAATTACTTATTCGAGCTCGAGCGGGCGCGGGAAATACTGCCTGAGTCAGTGTTGCTAGAGCAAGCTTCTCGTCATGATATTCAAGGTGTTATCGCAAAATTGCACCGAAAAGGGTTAAACCCACGCTCATTGTCTTTATGTTTGTCGGCGCTTAAGCAGTACTTTGCTTTTTTGCTTAAGCGTGAGCAAATCAGCGTGAATCCGGCTGATGACCTCAGCGCACCTAAGCAAGCTAAACCCTTACCAAAAAACATGGATGTCGATGCCGTGAGTCATTTGCTCGACATCGACCAAGACGACCCACTAGCCCTGCGCGATAAAGCCATTATGGAGCTGTTTTACTCCAGCGGCTTACGTTTAGCTGAGCTGGCAGCGCTTGACTGTGGCGATATAGATTTGTCGGCCTGCGAGGTAAAGGTACAGGGTAAGGGTGATAAACAGCGGTTGCTACCGATTGGCAGCAAAGCTATAAGCGCCATAAAAGCCTGGTTAACTAGCCGAGGTTTACTCGCTGTTGTTGAAGGTGAAAATGCCTTATTTCTCAGCCAAAAGGGCACACGTTTATCGCACCGTAGTATTCAAGCTAGGATGAAAAAATGGGGGCAGGAGCAAGCGCTTGGAGTCAAAGTGCACCCGCACAAACTACGCCACTCATTTGCAACTCATATGCTTGAATCCAGTCAAGATTTACGTGCAGTTCAAGAGCTATTAGGCCATGAAAACCTATCGACGACTCAGGTTTATACCAGTTTGGACTTCCAACACCTTGCTAAAGTTTATGACGGTGCTCACCCCAGAGCGCGTAAGCGCAAATAG
- a CDS encoding DUF1330 domain-containing protein: MSYYSILEVTPTTDVWVADYIGPANKIVAKYGGKYLARTSTHERVEGQGKEPALRIIIEWPTRQAAIDFMNDAEYAPHLKARTEGSISRHHLVAAKDDLA, from the coding sequence ATGAGCTACTACTCTATTTTAGAAGTCACACCTACCACGGATGTATGGGTTGCGGATTACATTGGCCCTGCTAATAAAATCGTAGCTAAATATGGTGGTAAGTATCTGGCACGTACGTCAACTCATGAGCGCGTTGAAGGACAAGGCAAAGAGCCAGCACTGCGGATTATTATTGAGTGGCCAACTCGTCAGGCTGCTATCGACTTTATGAATGACGCTGAATACGCGCCGCACTTAAAAGCACGCACAGAAGGCTCGATTAGTCGTCACCACTTAGTTGCGGCAAAAGACGATTTAGCCTAA
- a CDS encoding radical SAM protein: MRYEGKVYRPWPEAKSILIQTTLGCSINTCTFCSMFDDKRFKVRDIDDVMRDIEQARIIHPFVESIFLIDGNVMAARTDYLLKVFDKLKQTFPEVKHISLYSGLNDFRRKSINELKELKSAGLDMAYSGLESGDPLVLEKIKKHMSAEQAIEGMAMAKEAGIKVLLSFIFGLGGRHRSMEHIKATTDILNITQPEEIAPMALAIQPGTIMEQEVKSGEFIMPTKGQVLAEEQYLLQHLDFPTYYWGDHGNNLVPQKGLLPQMQDTFLQRVNHAAEHYIKDQQNVIQTFSW, translated from the coding sequence ATGCGTTACGAGGGCAAAGTTTATCGACCTTGGCCAGAGGCCAAAAGTATTCTGATCCAAACCACACTAGGTTGCAGCATCAATACCTGCACTTTTTGCAGCATGTTTGACGACAAGCGTTTTAAGGTGCGCGATATTGACGATGTGATGCGAGATATCGAGCAAGCAAGAATCATCCACCCATTTGTGGAATCTATCTTCTTGATTGACGGCAATGTAATGGCGGCGCGCACAGACTATTTATTAAAAGTGTTCGATAAGCTCAAGCAAACCTTTCCTGAAGTGAAGCACATCTCGCTTTATAGCGGACTCAACGACTTTAGGCGCAAATCCATTAACGAGCTTAAAGAGCTCAAAAGCGCTGGGCTTGATATGGCTTACTCAGGATTAGAATCAGGCGATCCGCTTGTACTTGAGAAAATCAAAAAGCACATGAGCGCGGAGCAAGCTATTGAAGGCATGGCCATGGCAAAAGAAGCCGGCATTAAGGTGTTATTGTCGTTTATCTTTGGCTTAGGTGGCCGCCACCGTTCAATGGAGCATATTAAGGCGACGACCGATATTTTAAATATCACTCAGCCAGAAGAAATAGCTCCTATGGCACTGGCGATTCAACCAGGCACAATCATGGAGCAGGAGGTAAAAAGTGGTGAGTTTATTATGCCGACTAAAGGTCAGGTGCTCGCAGAAGAGCAATACTTACTGCAGCATTTGGACTTCCCAACTTATTACTGGGGCGATCACGGTAATAATTTAGTGCCGCAAAAAGGATTGCTGCCACAAATGCAAGATACGTTTTTACAGCGGGTGAATCACGCGGCTGAACATTACATTAAAGATCAGCAAAACGTTATTCAAACCTTCTCTTGGTAA
- a CDS encoding Na+/H+ antiporter NhaC family protein, whose protein sequence is MAEPSSISLIPPVVVLLLAVTLRRPILSLIIGAVVGLLLLSPGEVLTNFSDISLSVMADETIGWLILVCGTFGALIALLVRTGGAFSFGKHALRVAKGPKSSLLMTYVLGVAIFIDDYLNALTVGETMKRVTDKFKISREMLAYVVDSTAAPICVLVPLSTWAVFFGGLLVDNGIAEQGQGISAYMQAIPYMLYAWVAVFMVPLVVLGIIPVFGPMKKAQQRAQAGNNIPVEQDSDVSTADDYAVKAIEDEFAGAERQGKLHNFLVPILMLIGFTVYFDIDVWLGLIATMGLTIPYYAVQRLMPLSEMMDQMIDGFKSMLPAIGTVVAAFIFKDVCDKLLLPQFVIDSLSPYMTAQLLPAVVFVAMAILAFATGSSWGIFAVSIPIVMPLSHAVGADTPLVIGALLSASSFGSQACFYSDSTVLAAQGAGCNLVSHAVTQLPYTLIAAAITFVGFIALA, encoded by the coding sequence ATGGCAGAGCCATCTTCCATTAGCCTTATTCCACCTGTGGTGGTGTTGTTACTGGCAGTGACATTAAGGCGACCTATTTTGTCACTGATCATTGGTGCAGTTGTTGGCTTACTTTTGTTATCGCCAGGTGAGGTGTTAACCAATTTTTCTGACATTTCGCTTAGTGTGATGGCCGATGAAACCATAGGTTGGTTGATTTTGGTTTGTGGTACGTTCGGAGCACTCATTGCGTTATTAGTGCGCACCGGCGGCGCATTTTCATTTGGTAAGCATGCACTTAGAGTTGCCAAAGGGCCTAAGTCATCACTGCTAATGACCTATGTATTAGGTGTAGCGATTTTTATCGATGATTACCTAAATGCGCTTACCGTGGGTGAAACCATGAAGCGGGTGACAGACAAGTTTAAAATCTCCCGTGAAATGCTCGCCTATGTAGTTGACTCAACGGCTGCGCCAATTTGTGTGCTGGTGCCACTTTCTACTTGGGCTGTGTTTTTTGGTGGCTTGCTGGTGGACAACGGAATCGCTGAGCAGGGGCAGGGGATAAGCGCTTATATGCAGGCTATTCCTTACATGCTTTATGCTTGGGTTGCAGTGTTTATGGTGCCTTTGGTTGTCTTAGGTATCATCCCTGTATTTGGGCCGATGAAAAAGGCGCAGCAGCGAGCGCAAGCTGGCAATAATATTCCGGTTGAGCAAGATAGTGACGTTAGCACGGCAGATGACTATGCAGTTAAGGCCATTGAAGATGAGTTTGCTGGCGCTGAACGTCAGGGCAAATTGCATAACTTTTTGGTGCCGATTTTAATGCTGATTGGCTTTACCGTGTATTTTGATATCGATGTATGGCTCGGTTTGATTGCCACCATGGGCTTAACCATTCCATATTATGCGGTGCAGCGTTTGATGCCATTGTCTGAAATGATGGACCAAATGATCGACGGCTTTAAAAGCATGTTGCCGGCAATTGGTACTGTGGTGGCAGCGTTTATCTTTAAAGATGTGTGCGACAAGTTGCTATTGCCGCAATTCGTGATTGATAGCCTAAGCCCATATATGACAGCACAACTGTTACCTGCTGTGGTGTTTGTAGCGATGGCGATTTTGGCGTTTGCCACAGGCTCTAGTTGGGGAATTTTTGCGGTATCAATCCCGATTGTGATGCCTTTATCACATGCGGTAGGCGCAGACACACCACTGGTTATTGGCGCGTTATTGTCAGCATCATCTTTTGGTAGTCAGGCTTGTTTCTACTCAGACTCTACGGTACTGGCGGCGCAAGGTGCAGGTTGTAACTTGGTGAGCCACGCGGTAACGCAATTGCCTTATACCCTAATTGCAGCGGCGATTACCTTTGTCGGATTTATCGCACTAGCTTAA
- a CDS encoding PepSY-associated TM helix domain-containing protein, with protein sequence MLIWVVTGSYFVLMDLGYIRGDHYQRAQIAPITVKQLQTQKVATAEQLLALYPSLQSAELTERAGELVYKLYLQGESRWHPKVVSASKPDVLLGKISVQQAAVIASEYLPRHSVASAPPGESEQNDFSTKLITDNPPSELSARYLPVWRVDVNDAVNTSLYISASSGELVTRRHEFWRWFDLFWKWHIMDYDHGEEVDNRLLLVTAVTALVSVLAGVVLLWQRRKGYFRADAKGARLRVSSRRAKHLNRQLHYLVGAVVALQLVIWLATGLYFNLSDGQAQKGSVNQQAVAHALANSQPDKDRLLTPLQAAKQLQILTSNPGQHSR encoded by the coding sequence ATGCTGATTTGGGTGGTCACTGGTAGCTACTTTGTATTGATGGATCTAGGTTATATCCGCGGCGATCATTATCAGCGCGCGCAGATTGCACCGATAACCGTAAAACAGCTGCAAACACAAAAGGTGGCGACTGCTGAGCAGCTATTAGCTTTATATCCAAGCTTGCAGTCTGCAGAGCTGACTGAGCGCGCAGGAGAGCTAGTTTATAAGCTGTATTTACAAGGTGAGTCTCGCTGGCATCCAAAGGTGGTCAGCGCAAGCAAACCTGATGTGTTACTTGGCAAGATTAGTGTGCAGCAAGCTGCCGTGATTGCTAGTGAATACTTACCCCGTCACTCGGTTGCCAGTGCACCGCCTGGTGAATCCGAACAAAACGATTTTTCAACCAAACTAATCACAGACAATCCGCCTAGCGAACTCTCGGCGCGCTATTTACCCGTGTGGCGCGTTGATGTTAATGATGCGGTGAATACTAGTTTGTATATTTCAGCCAGCAGCGGTGAGCTAGTGACGCGCCGGCACGAGTTTTGGCGCTGGTTCGATTTGTTTTGGAAGTGGCACATCATGGACTATGACCATGGCGAAGAGGTTGATAATCGCTTACTACTGGTTACCGCTGTCACTGCGCTCGTTTCCGTTTTAGCTGGTGTGGTATTACTGTGGCAGCGCCGCAAAGGTTATTTTAGAGCTGATGCCAAAGGTGCGCGGCTGCGAGTATCATCAAGGCGCGCTAAGCATCTAAATCGTCAGCTGCACTACCTAGTTGGCGCAGTTGTTGCGCTGCAACTTGTGATTTGGCTCGCGACCGGGCTTTATTTTAATTTAAGCGATGGGCAAGCGCAAAAAGGCAGCGTCAACCAACAAGCTGTGGCGCATGCGCTAGCCAACAGTCAACCTGATAAAGATAGACTACTAACACCTTTGCAGGCTGCAAAGCAGCTGCAAATATTAACCTCTAACCCTGGTCAACACTCACGCTAA
- a CDS encoding Kelch repeat-containing protein, with protein MRSFAITATLLSSAIALTLVTNAPHVHAAKRPHFANLPEAVANNGVAKVTTKDGSYLLSFTGLGSKRDYTAVHNRAWKLKLDDAAQRWQPITSVPFVAPLAGRLASTAIGIKDKAYFFGGYTVAKNHEEISTVDNYRYDVSSDTYQRIADMPVAVDDSTPAVYQQRYVYLFGGWHNDGNVNLVQVYDTQTDTWQQASPMPAPAVFGQAAGIVGEHLVVCDGVKVKANLLKRRNYQASPVCLYGKINPQNHLRISWQLLPHFSEQLDKTKQVDRTEQLDKTAQLDKSEHASKANHKATAYYRMAATGIKNQRQGIITFIGGSDNPYNYEGIGYNGEPSEPSPWQHKFDIQTKQWLKPTKVEQASMDHRGLICHQNQLLRIGGMLANQTASNLVLTTKLDVNESCI; from the coding sequence ATGCGAAGTTTTGCCATCACAGCCACGTTACTTTCGAGTGCAATTGCACTGACGCTTGTCACAAATGCACCTCATGTACATGCAGCTAAAAGGCCTCACTTCGCCAACCTACCAGAAGCCGTTGCCAATAACGGCGTAGCTAAAGTGACTACCAAAGATGGCAGCTACTTACTCAGCTTTACCGGTCTTGGCAGCAAGCGCGACTACACTGCAGTTCATAACCGCGCCTGGAAGCTAAAACTCGATGATGCTGCGCAGCGATGGCAACCAATCACTAGCGTGCCTTTTGTCGCGCCACTGGCAGGTAGACTCGCCAGCACCGCTATTGGTATTAAAGATAAAGCCTACTTTTTTGGCGGCTATACGGTCGCTAAAAACCATGAAGAGATAAGCACGGTTGATAACTATCGTTATGATGTCAGCTCAGACACTTATCAACGCATTGCCGATATGCCTGTGGCTGTGGATGACTCAACACCTGCAGTGTACCAGCAGCGCTATGTGTATCTATTTGGTGGCTGGCACAACGACGGTAACGTTAATCTAGTGCAAGTGTACGACACTCAAACCGACACCTGGCAACAAGCCAGCCCTATGCCTGCACCAGCTGTTTTTGGTCAAGCGGCTGGCATAGTTGGTGAGCATCTTGTGGTATGCGATGGCGTAAAAGTGAAAGCGAATCTTTTAAAACGCCGTAACTATCAAGCCTCACCAGTTTGCCTTTACGGCAAAATTAACCCGCAAAACCATCTACGTATTAGCTGGCAACTATTGCCGCACTTTAGCGAACAATTAGATAAAACAAAGCAGGTAGATAGAACAGAGCAGCTAGATAAGACAGCGCAGTTAGATAAAAGTGAGCATGCAAGTAAAGCAAACCACAAAGCAACTGCTTATTACCGCATGGCAGCGACAGGCATTAAAAATCAACGCCAAGGCATAATTACCTTTATTGGCGGCAGCGACAATCCATATAATTATGAAGGCATTGGTTATAACGGCGAGCCGAGCGAGCCAAGCCCTTGGCAACACAAGTTTGATATCCAGACTAAACAGTGGCTTAAACCTACAAAAGTAGAACAAGCTAGCATGGATCACCGCGGGCTGATCTGTCATCAAAATCAGCTACTACGCATTGGCGGTATGCTAGCCAATCAAACTGCCAGCAACCTAGTCTTAACCACTAAACTTGATGTTAACGAATCTTGCATCTGA